CGAGCGACACGCCCGCGGGCAGGAAACTCTGCGGCTCGGCCCAGATCGCCGCCCCGTCCGAGCCGATGACCGCCACGCCGACGTTGAAGAAGGCGCTCTTTTCGTGCGTGAGTCTGAGGAGGCTGCGCTCGGGCTCCGAGTTGCGGTCGAGCAGGTTCACCTCCGAGCGCAGGCCGAGACGCGACAGCTCCGCGGCCAGGAGGTGCAGGTGGCGGCCGAGGTAATAGGCGTGCACCTGGGTCTCGAGCAGGAGCGTCTCGCGGGCGACCTCCTGCTGATAGGCGAGGTCGGTGGCGAGCGCCGCCACCAGGAGCGCGACGGCGACGACCGCCGTGCCGAGGTAGATCAGAAGGACGGCGCGCGCGAAGCGGGAGTGGACGGCCGAGAGGTCCTGCCCCTCCCCGCCGGGGCTCACGGCAGGAGCGGGGACAGCGCCGGGGCGCGACCCAGGAGACGCTCCTTCAGACGGGTCGCCCAGTAGTACGTAACGGGCAGGATCACCAGGGTCAGCACGGCCGACGATAGAGTACCACCGACCACGACCACCGCGATGGGGCGCTGCGTCTCGCTGCCGATGGCGTGCGACAGGGCCGCCGGCAGAAGACCGAGCGACGCCAGGAGCGCCGTCATCAGGACGGCCCGCAGCCGGTCGCGCGTTCCCGCGACCACCGCCTCATAGAAGTTCTCGCCGCGCTCCACGCGCGCCTTGATCGAGGCGACCACGAGGACACCGTTCAAGACCGCCTGCCCGAGGAGCGCGATGAAGCCGACGGCGGCGCTCACCGACAGAGGCATGCGCGCGGCCGCCAGTCCCAGGACACCGCCGATGAGGGCGAGCGGCACGTTCAGCATGATGAGGGCGCAGTCCCACACCGAGCCGAAGGCCGAGAACAGCAGGAGGAAGGTCAGGAGAAGCGACAGCGGGATGACCAGCTGCAGCCGGGCCATGGCGCGCTCCTGGTTCTCGAACTCCCCGCCCCAGGTGATCTCGTATCCCGCCGGGAGGGCCTGGCCCGAGGCGACGCGGGCGCGCGCCTCCTGCACGAACGACCCCATGTCGCGGTCCCGCACGTTCATGCGGATGCCGACGTAGCGCCGTCCGTTCTCGCGGGTGATGGCGGCGCGGCCGGTGCCCATGCGCACGTCGGCGACGGCGGTGAGCGGCACCAGGGCGCCGTTCTTCAGCGGCAGCATGAGAGTGCGGATCGAGCCGATGTCCTCGCGCGTCGCCGAGGGGAGCCGCACCGTGACGTCGAAGCGCTTCTCGCCCTCCCACAGCTCCGACGCGATGTGACCGCCCATCGCGGTCTCGACGTAGTCCTGCACGTCCGCCAGGTCGAGGTCGTAGCGCGCCAGGGCCTGTCGGTCGAGCGTCACGGCGATCTGCGGCATCTCGCCCGCCTTGACGATGCCGAGATCGGCGACACCCGGCACCTTCGCGATCGCGTCCTCCGCCTTCAGCGCGGCGTCCTGCAGGACGTCCAGATCGTCCCCGTAGATCTTGACGGCGATCTGACCGAACTGGCCCGAGATGTTTTCGTTCACGTTGTCCCTGATCGGCTGCGAGAAGTTGTACTCCGTTCCCGGGACTTCCCGGATGTTCCGCTCCATCTCGGCGATGAGATCGTCGAGGCCGTGCACCGACGAGCGCCACTCCGGCATCGGCTTGAGCTTGACGAAGATCTCCAGGTTGTTCGACAGCGTGGGGTCGGTGCCGTCCTCCGGACGACCGAGCTGGCTCAGGAGCTCCGTGACCTCGGGCGTGCGCCGGAGCCGCTCTTTCAGGAGCGGCACGAGCCTGCGGCCGGCGGTGAGCGACATGTTGCCCGGCAGCGTGAGGGTGACGTACAGCGCCCCCTCGTTCAGCTCGGGGAGGAACTCGGAGCCGAGACGCGGCAGGAGCGTCAGGGCCGAGAGGAACGCTCCGGCGGCGAGCGTCAGGACGATCTCCGGACGCAGCATGGAGAAGCGGATGGCCGGGTCGTAGGCCCGCCGGGCCCACGAGAGCAGGGGCGAGTCGGGCACCGGCCTCGAGCGTCGCAGCGACATGTGGGCCAGGACCGGGACGAGCGTGAAGCTGACGAGCAGGGCGCCCAGGAGGGCGCTGACCACGGTGTTGGCCATCGGCCGGAAGATGCGTCCCTCCACGCGCTGCAGCGAGAAGATCGGCAGGTAGGCGGCGATGATGATCAGAAGCGAGAACAGGGTCGGCCGCGCCACCTCGCGCGCCGCCTTCAGGATGCGATCGGACAGACGCTCGGCCTCGTTCCCCGGATGGACGTCGTCGCGCAGGTCCTCGCCGTGCACCCGGTGGAACAGGTGCTCGACGAGGATGACCGCGCCGTCCACGATGATCCCGAAGTCGACCGCACCCATCGACAGGAGGTTCGCCGACATCCCCCGGACGTAGAGATAGAGGAACGACGAGAACAGCGACAGCGGGATGACCGCGGCGACGATGAGGGAGGCCTTCACCGAGAGCATGAACAGGAACAGGACGAGCACGACCAGGAACGCCCCTTCGGCGAGGTTGTGGAACACCGTGTGCAGGGTCGTGTCGACCAGCTCGGTCCGGTCGTAGAACGGCTGGATGCGGATGCCCTGCGGCAGGACGCGATCGTTGATGTCCGCGATCCGTTCGCGCAGCCCCTTCAGGACGACCGAAGGGTTCTCGCCGCGGCGCATGAGGACGATCCCCTCGACCGCGTCCTCGTCCTCGTTGCGCGTCACGATCCCCTGGCGGGGGGCGTACCCGATCGTCACCCGGCCGACGTTCTTGACGGTCACGGGCACGCCCCCCTTCGAGCCGACACGCACTTCCTCCACGTCCTTCAAGTCCTTGAAGATGCCGAGGCTGCGGATCACGAACATCTCGCTGCCGCGCTCGACGTAGCCGCCCGAGGCGTTGTCGCTCGCCTTCTTGAGCGCCTCGAAGATGTCGGACAGGCCGACCTCCAGGGCGGCCATGCGCACGGGGTCCGGCTCGACGTGGATCTCGCGCAGCAGGCCGCCGTAGGACACCACGTCGGCCACGCCGGGGACCCGCAGCAGCTGCGGTCTCACCACCCAGTCCTGCTGCGTGCGCAGCGACATCGGGTCGGCCCCCTTCCCCTGCAGCGTGTAGCGGTACACCTCGCCGATCGGCGTCGCGAGGGGGCCGAGGGAGGGCTGGACTCCTTCCGGAAGCTCGGCCTGGCCCATGCGTTCGAGGACCTGCTGGCGCGCCAGGTAGGGTTCGACGCCGTCCTCGAAGGTCAGGGTCACGAACGACAGCCCGAAGAGAGAGATGCTGCGCAGCCGGAACAGGCCCGGCGTGCCGTTCAGCGCGCGCTCGAGCGGGATCGAGACGCGCCTCTCGACCTCCTCCGTGGGCTGGCCGGAGAACAGCGTGATGACCTGCACCTGGGTGTCGGTCGGGTCGGGGAAGGCCTCGACCGTGAGCCTGCTGAAGGCGTACCAGCCGCCCGCCGCGAGCACCGCCGCCAGGACGAACGGGGCGATCCGGTTCTTCAGGGAGTATCGGAGGAGCGCGTCGAGCATCGGGTCGGGTCTCAGGCTCCGAGGGTGACCTGGTTGTCGAGCAGGAGACCGCCCTCGTCCGCGATGATCTCGCCCGGAGTGAGACCCGACAGGACGGGGACGCGCCCGTCCCGCGAGGCGCCCGCGACGATCTCGCGCCGCGCGAAGCGCCCCGCGTCGTCGCGCACGTACACGTACTGCCGCGCGCCATCGCTGATCAGCGCGGTGGCCGGGATCTCCACGGTCCCGGCCCGGCTCGCCGTCGCGAAACGCACGCGCGCGTAAGTGTTCGGCCGCAACACGCCGTCGGGATTGGCGAGCCGCACCCGGATCGGGACGGTGTGCCGGTCGGGGTCGACGACCGCCGACACCATGGCGACCGTCCCCTCCGCGTTCAGACCGGGAATGGAGGGGCTCGTCACGACGGCCCGGGACCCCTCCTTGATCTGGGTCGCGTCGGACTCGAAGAGATCGGCCAGGACCCATACCGAGGCCAGGTCCGCGATGACCATCTGGGCCGTCCCCGCATCCGGCCCCACCTGCTGCCCGGTCAGGACGTGCTTCTCGACGACCACCCCCGGACAGGGGGCGACGAGGGTGAACTCGTTGTCGGCCTTCTCGGAGACCCGCAGGGCGTCGACCTTGGCCGCGGCGACCTTGAGGGACATCTCGGCTTCCTTGAGCTGCTGCTGCGCCAGGATCTCCTCCTTCGCCGGCAGGGCGCGGGTCTGGACCATGGCGTGCACGCGCTCGAAGCTGGTCCGCGCCACCTCGAGATCGAGCGCGGCCTTTTCCTTGGCGGCGCGCAGGTCGGCGATCTCGGGGCTGGTGACGGAGAACAGCGGGTCCCCCTGCTTCACCTTCTGCCCGAGATCGACGAAGACCTGCCCGACGCGGCCGCTCAGGGGTGTCTGCACCTTCGAGGCCCGGGTCTCGTCGATGGCGACCCGCGCCGGCACCGGATCGGTGAGACGCGTGTCGGCGGTGGTGACGATGCCGAGCTTCAACGCCTGCCACTGCGGCGCGTCGGGGGCGATCGTCAGCGCGCTTCCCTCGACGGTCAGACCGGCGGGTTTCGCGGCGACGACAGGCTCGCGGCTGAAGCCCGTCGACAGCCACACCGACAGGCCTCCCACGAGCATCGAGCTGGAGAGACCGAACATCCGGACCACGCGGAATTTCATGGAGTCACCTCCGACGACGTCATCGAGCCGCGCGCCAGATCGGCATCGAGCCCCAGGGCCCGGCGCAGGTCGTTGCGCACGGAGAACAGGTCGAATTGAAGATCCATGACCTTGAGGAGCAGATCGGTGTGCGTGCGGCGCGCCAGGAGGAGGTCGGTCATGCTCACGCCGCCTCTGTTGACCGCCCCGAGGGTCGCCTCCAGCACCCCCTTCGATTTGGGCACCGCCTGCTCGAGGAGCCCGTCGAGCGTGCGCTCCAGGGACGCACGACGCTCCTGGAGCGCCTGCACGTCGGCCCGCCCCCGCTCCCGCAGGCCGGCGGCCGCAAGCTCCAGCTCGCGGGCCCGCGCTTCGGCGCGGCTCGCGTCGTGCTGGCCGCGGTCGAAGATCGGCAGAGGGATGCCGATGGAGAACAGGTAGGTGCGCGGCTGGTCGCCGGAAATCGTCAGATTGTCATGGGTGTATCCGAGGCTCAGGCTGGGATCCGGGATCCTGCGCCGGCGGGCCAGGAGCGCGTCCTTCCCGGCCGCGTCGCGCTCGAGCATCAGCGCCTGGATGTCGGGCCGGCGGTCGATCGCCGTCCGGATGTCTCCGGGCTCCGGCAGCGCGGCGGCGCCGTTCACGCTGTCGATGCCGGTCTCCTCCACACCGCAGGGGGCCGCCAGCACCGCGCCGCAGGAGGCCACCTCGGCCTCGGACTCCCGGAGGTTGGCGGCGACCTCCGATTCGAGAAGCATCGTGTCGACCAGGAGACGGTCGAAATCGTTTCCGCTCAGATCCCCGTTGTCGACCCGCGAGCGCTGCAGCTCCACGTTCTGCTGAGCCGACGCCAGGCTGTCCTCCAGGACCGACTGGCGCGCGCCCAGGTAGGCGACGCGGCCGAGGACGGCGCGCGCCTCGGCCATGGTGTCGCCGAGCACATCCAGGTACAACCGCCGTCCCGATTCGAGGCGCAGGCGGGCCGATTCGATGCGCGGCCCGCGCTTGCCGATCTCCACCGTCTGCGACAGGACCGTGCCGTAGATCGCGGTGTCCTTCGAAGTCAGTCCCGGCGGGTTGGTGTCGCCCAGCGGCAGGTCGGAGACGCTCCCGGAGAGAGAGGGATTGAGGTGCAGTCGATCCTGCCGGAGCGCCGCCATCGCCTGGTCGACGCGCGTGGCCGCGGCCAGGACATCCTTGTTATTGTCCTTGAGCCAGGAAAGGAGCATCCGGTCGTCGGCGAGCAACGACTTGACCGCCACGGAGTCGCCGGTCTGCCGAGGTAACGCAGCCGGCGAAGCCTCCGTGGCGGTGTCCACGCCTGTGTCGGGAGGCGCGGCCACGGCCAGGCCCGCTGCGAAGTAAAGCAGGAGTGCGGCCCCGGGGGAGAACGCGGGCCTCCTGGCGATCCTCGCGATGGCGGTTCCTCTCTTTCCCATGGCCCCTTCGGTAGCCTCCCTGTTCAGCTTGTTCGTCCAGGATCGCAAGCTTCGTGCCACGGTCCTCGTCCACCTAACCCGTTGAATCGACGGGATGCCTCGAGTTGGGCGGCCCGGCGTCGGCGGTCCGCTGAAAAAATCTTTCATGGCCGGTTTCGGTGCTGGCGTATCCTGTCCGGGAAGCCCGGCGTGTTCGGGGGAGGGGGCCCTGGCAAACAAGTACCTGCGTGACCCGATCCACGGTTCGATCGGATTCGACAAGGATCGGGAGAAGGTGGTCCTCGATCTCCTGAACACCCGCGAGTTCCAGAGACTGCGGCGCATCCGGCAGCTCGGCGCGCTGTTCCTGACTTTCCACGGCGCGGAGCACACCCGCTTCACCCACTCGGTCGGCGTGGCCTTCATGGCGAAGCGGATCTTCGACGCGCTCCTCGCCGCCGGGCAGATCCCTCGGAAGGGGCGCGCGCTGGAGCGCACGCGCCTCGTGGCGATCGCCGCGGCCCTCCTGCACGACGTCGGACACGGCCCGTTCTCGCACCTGTACGAGAAGGTGTTCAACGACCGCAAGCACGAGGAATGGACCCGGCTGATCATCCGGCATGCCCGCGGGGAGGCGGGGCGGCTGCTGCGCCGCGCCGGCCTGGTGGACGAAGTCCTGGCGGTCTACGATCGCACCTATCGGCCGTCGTTCGTGTCCGACATCGTCTCGTCGCAGCTCGACGCGGATCGGCTCGACTACCTGCTGCGCGACTCGTTCATGACCGGCGTCGCCTACGGTCAGTACGATCTCGAGTGGATCCTCACCAATCTGAGGCTGGCGCGGCGGGGCCGGCCGGGCGCCGGGAAGGATTCGGATCTGAGGCTCGCCATCAACGGGACGAAGGGGTACCACGCGGCCGAACAGTTCGTCATCGGCCGGTACCTGATGTATCAACAGGTGTATTACCACAAGACGAGCCGAGCCGCGGAGCAGATGATCCGCACGGCCCTCCAGCGCCTGGTCGACGCCCACGCCGAGAGCGGCCGGCTGCCCGATCCCTGCCCGGAGTCGATCGGTCGCCTGGTCGAGACACGCGGCAACCTGCCGGTCGAGGACTTCCTGCGTCTGGACGACTGGCTGTTCCTGTCGGCCTTCCAGGAGTGGTCGCTCGCGCCCGTCGGCCGCGTCGACGCCGTGCTGCGGGACCTGTGCGACCGGATCACGCGGCGGCGGCTGTTCAAGACGGTTCGACTGACGACGGGCACGCGGCACAAGGCGTTCGGCCAGGCGATCGAAGAGCTGAACGATCTGTTCCGGAAGAAGGGGTTCGACCCGCGCTACTACCTCCTGGAGGACGACGCGACCGATCTGCCGTACCGCGATCTGGCCTACTCCGATCGCATGGGAACGGCTCCGGAGGACATCGGCCTGGCGGTGCGCGGGCGCATCGTCGGCTACATGTCCGAGCGCAGCGTGTCGCCGCTCATCGACTCGATCCGGAATGAGCCGCGCAAGCTGCAGCGGCTGTGCTTCCCCGAGGCGATGCGCGGCGTCGTCGAGCGCCGGCTGAAGCCGTTCATCGCCAGTGAACGGCAGTAGAGGCCGGCCGGCGGAGAGCGCCCCTCAAACGCCCTGCGGTCAGGCGCTTCGGAGCGCTTGACGGGCTCTCGGGGGCAAGGTACCGTTTCCGGCCCTCGGTCGGGGCGGGGAAGGGTGGTCGCGGCATGAGAAGACTCCAGAGAAACGTTTCCAGGGTCCGGCTGGGGCTGGCGCTGTGTCTGGCCTCGACGATTCTCATCGCGGCCGGGCGACCGGCCCTGGCGCAGACGCCGGAGGAATCGCCGGCGCCCGACACCGGGCTCGTTCCGGATGAGCAGGAGGGGACGCCGGCCGCGGAGGACCCGACGCGCACGGCCGGCGGGGCGCTGCGGTTGTTCATGGCGTCGCGCCACTATCAGACCATCCGGCAGCTCAGGGGCGTGATGACCGAGAGGCTCCAGGCGCGCTTCGATCACGATTCGGCCCCGTTCAACGGCAAGCGCGGCAACCGGCTGGCCGGTTTCGACTTTGCCGAGAAGGATCTGAAGCCGGCCAGGACGGCCGGCAAACAGGTCACGCCGGCCTCGAGCTATATCGCGTCGGTCCGCAGCCTCTGGGAGGAGCAGGGGGAGGCGTCGGAGAGACGCACCGAGGCGATCACCCTGGTGCTCCAGGACAGCGGCCTGTGGCGGGTGGCGGATCTCGCGATCGGCGCCACCGAGAAGCTGCGCTTCGCCGACGCGGTGAACGGCGTGACCGCGCTGCGCATGGTTCTGCGCGCCTGGATCAGGGGGGACGCGGCGGCGGCGCGCCAGGGCATGAGCCCGGCGTTGCTCAAGAAGCTCGACGAGGACGCGCTCAGGGCGCTGTTCACGCCGGCGACGGGCCGAGGCCACGTCGCCTACCAGATCGTGGACATGACGCCGCAGGGGACCACGGGAGCCGTTGCGCGCGTGCGCCTTTACGAAACCGTCACCGGCGAGCCCGGATCGATCGACGGGCAGCCCCGGACCCTGAGGATGGTCAAAAAGGGATCGCGCTGGCTCGTCGACGGGTGGGACTGAGCGGCGGAGGATCCGAAGTATAATGTTCGTCCAGGAGGATCGCTTGGCCCGAATCCGTCAACACGCCCCCGCGACGCGCGACGATCGATTCCACGACGAGTGCGGCGTATTCGGCGTCTACCATCATCCCGAGGCCGCGCACCTGACCTACCTGGGGCTGCACGGCCTGCAGCACCGCGGCCAGGAATCCGCCGGCATCGTGTCGTCGAGCGGCGATCGCCTGCACGAAGAGAAGGGGATGGGGCACGTGGCGCGCATCTTCAAGAAGCCGATGCTGAGGCGGCTGAGGGGTGATCTCGCCATCGGGCACGTGCGCTACTCGACCGCCGGCAAGAGCAGCGTGGAGAACGCGCAGCCGTTCCTGATCGATTCGTGCAAGGGCGAGATCGCGGTGGCGCACAACGGCAACCTGGTCAACGCCCAGGCGATCCGCATGGCGCTGGAGAAGGAGGGATCGATCTTCCGCACCACCAGCGACACCGAGGTCATCCTGCACCTGATCGCCCGCTCGAAGAAGGAGGACCTGGAGGCCGCCATCGTCGACGCCCTGAAGCAGGTGGAGGGAGCCTACTCGCTCATCTTCATCGCCCGGGATCGAATCATCGGCGTGCGCGACCCGCGCGGCTTCCGCCCGCTGTCGCTGGGCCGTCTGGGAGACTCCCACATCCTCAGCAGCGAGTCCTGCGCCTTCGACCTCATCGACGCCGTCCTGGTCCGCGACATCGAGCCGGGCGAGATGGTGGTCATCGGGGAGGCGGACGTGAAGTCGTACCGGCCGTTCCCCCCGCAGCCGGTGTCGCAGTGCATCTTCGAGTACGTCTATTTTTCGCGACCCGACTCGCAGGTCTTCGGGCGGAGCGTGCACGAAGTGCGCAAGCGGCTCGGTCGCATCCTCGCCAAGGAGCAGCCGGTTCAGGCCGACATCGTGGTTCCGGTGCCCGACTCCGGCATGTACGCGGCGCTCGGATATTCCGATGAATCGAAGATCCCGCTGGAATTCGGACTGGTGCGCAATCATTACGTCGGGCGCACGTTCATCGAGCCGCAGCAGTCGATCCGTCACTTCGGGGTGAAGCTGAAGCTGAACCCGGTGCGCGCGCTCCTGAAGGACAAGCGGGTCGTGCTCATCGACGACTCGATCGTGCGCGGCACCACGAGCCGGAAGATCGTGTCCATGGTCCGCTCGGCCGGAGCGAGCGAAGTCCACATGCGCATCTCGTGCGCGCCGACCGTGGGTCCGTGCTATTACGGCGTCGACACGCCCCGCCGGGCGGAGCTCATCGCCTCCTCGCACACCGTCGAAGAGATCCGACGCTACATACGGGCCGACTCCCTCGGCTACCTGTCGCTCGAGGGCATGTACCGCGCGGTGGGCGAGGGCCGTTCGTTCTGCACCGCCTGCTACACCAATACGTATCCTGTCCCGGTCCCCAAGGAGGAAGAGGCGCACGGGATGGTCTCGGGTCGCAGGTTGTAGCCTCTTTCGTTCTCAATCGAGCTTCTTCTGGAAGCGGCGGCGCGCGCCGCAGGGGCCTTCGGTCCCATAGGGGACCGGCGGTGCGCGCCCTTTGACGAAAGGCGAGTCGATGACCCTATCCAACGCGAACGCCGCCACTGGCTCCGGCCAGGGCACTCCGCGGCCGTACGTCCCGGCGCGGCCGTCCATCCCGATCGACAGCGCCGTCCTGACCGATCGATTCGGCAAGTTCGAGGCCGGCGCGCGCAAGATTCGCTGGGACGACCAGGGTCCGGTGACGATCGACTGGTCGATGTTCGACCGCAGCAAGCTGACGCTCGACAACCTGCTGGTGGTGAAGCTCGTCACGTTCGTCGAGTCGTACGCCGACGTGTACACGTCGCTCCTCCTCGACCAGTTCTGCACGAACGACACCATGGCGACCTTCTTCCAGCTCTGGGAGAGGGAGGAGTCGAACCACGCGGCGAAACTGGTGGCGTACCTGCATCTCGTCGGACTGGACAAGAAGGAGCTTCACGAATCGCTGCAGCGGCCGCGCTCGAAGAAGTTCGACGTGCCGTACATCAAGACTCCGCTGCAGGCCAACTGCTTCACGTACTGCCAGGAGCTCCTGACCGCCTTCTTCTACCAGATGTTCCGGCGCACCGTGCAGGAGCCGCTCCTGAACGAGCTCCTGACCAAGATCATCGCCGACGAGTGGCGCCACTTCCACTGGTACGAAGGCGTCCTGGAGATGCACCTGGAGACGGATCGCAAGAAGACGATCGAGGAATGCATCCCGGTGTTCGAGAATTTTGCCATGCCGGGGAACCAGATCCTCGGGTCCGAATACGATATCCTGACGGACGAGATCATCAAGCGCATGCGGTTCAGCACCTCCGAGATCTTCCAGATCGCCCGCCACATCACGTCGACATTTGGACTGATCGACGGGGGAAAGATGTTGGCGCGGTCCTCCTACGCCCGCAACATGAAGGACGTGGTCATGCGCAAGAAACCGCCGAAGCCGCACCACGAGGAGGTGGTGCGCTCGTTCGTCGCCGACCTCGAGAAGGCCCTTCAGGCCAGCCCCGCCTGAAGAGGGGGATTCCAAGGAGCGTCCGCCCGATGCCGTCCGCAGCCGACAGCGCCGAGTCGACGCGCCTCGCCATCGACACTCTGAAAACGCTCGCCATCGACGCGGTCGAGCAGGCGAAATCGGGCCACCCCGGCCTGCCCATGGGGGCGGCCGACTACGCCTTCTACCTCTGGACCCGGCACCTGCGTTTCGATCCGGGGGCCCCCGACTGGCCGGACCGCGACCGCTTCGTGCTCTCGGCCGGTCACGGCTCGATGCTCCTCTACGCCCTCCTGCACCTGTCCGGCTACGACCTGCCGCTCGAGGAGATCAAGAGGTTCCGGCAGTGGGGGAGCATGACCCCCGGCCACCCGGAGCACGGCTGCGTGCCGGGTGTTGAGACGACCACCGGGCCGCTGGGGCAGGGCTTCGGCAACGCGGTCGGCATGGCGATCGCGGCGAGGATGGCGGCGGAGCGTTTCAACATTCCCGGCATCAAGGTCGTCGACCATCGGACCTGGGTGATCGCGAGCGACGGCGACATCATGGAAGGAGTGCAGAGCGAGGCCGCCTCGATCGCCGGCCATCTCGCGCTCGCCAACCTCACCGTGCTCTACGATGACAACCACATCACCATCGAGGGAGAGACCTCCCTGACGTTCTCCGAGGACGTCGGCCGCCGCTACGAGGCCTACGGCTGGTCGGTCGAGCGCATCGACGGGCACGATCACGGGCAGATCCAGGCGGCGCTCGCCCGCGCCGCCGCCGAGACCGCGAGGCCCCGGCTCATCATCGCGCGCACGCACATCGCCAACGGCAGCCCCGGCAAGCACGACTCGGCCAGGGCGCACGGCGAGCCGCTGGGTCCGGAGGAGGCGGCCGCGACCAAGCGGGCTCTCGGCTGGCCGGCGCAGCCTCCCTTCCTGGTGCCGGACGGAGCGAAGGCGCCGTTCGCGGCGCGCGCCGAGGCGGGGCGCCGGGCCCGCGAGGACTGGAGGAAACGCTTCGAGGCCTGGAGCCTCGAGCGCCCCGACCTGCGCGCGCTGTGGGACCTCTACCACGCGCGCGCCGTCCCCGGGGATCTCTTCGCCCGCCTGCTCGAGTCGGTGTCCCCGCCCGCGGGCTCGCCCGCTCCGAAGCCCGAGGCGACGCGCGCCACCTCCGGCAGGGTGCTGCAGAAGGCGGCGGAGCTGGTCCCCTCCCTGTGCGGCGGCAGCGCCGACCTGGAGCCCTCGACCAAGACCTTCATCAAGTCCTCGACGGCGGTCGGTCCCGGCTCGTTCGCGGGACGGAACTTTCACTTCGGGGTGCGCGAGCACGGCATGGGCGCCATCCTGAACGGCCTGGCGCTGTACGGCGGGCCGATCCCGTACGGCGCGAGCTTCCTGATCTTCTCGGACTACATGCGCCCCCCGATGAGACTCGCGGCGATGATGCGCCTCCAGGTCGTCTATGTGTTCACCCACGACAGCATCTTCCTGGGGGAGGACGGTCCGACGCACCAGCCGGTCGAGCAGCTGCCGGGCCTGCGGCTGGTTCCCAATCTCGAAGTGGTGAGACCCGCCGACCCGCTCGAGGTGGCGATGGCGTGGACGCTGGCGCTCGAGCGCCGGGACGGCCCGACGGCCCTCGTCCTGACCCGACAGGAGGTCCCGTTCCTGACGCGGGCCCCCGGCTTTTCTCCGGACGTCATGCGACGGGGGGGCTACGTCCTGTCGGAGGCTCCGGCGCCGCGCGGGTCGGGTCCGGCCGGGAACGCCGGCACGGGACCGTCCCTCG
This DNA window, taken from Candidatus Dormiibacterota bacterium, encodes the following:
- the purF gene encoding amidophosphoribosyltransferase; translated protein: MARIRQHAPATRDDRFHDECGVFGVYHHPEAAHLTYLGLHGLQHRGQESAGIVSSSGDRLHEEKGMGHVARIFKKPMLRRLRGDLAIGHVRYSTAGKSSVENAQPFLIDSCKGEIAVAHNGNLVNAQAIRMALEKEGSIFRTTSDTEVILHLIARSKKEDLEAAIVDALKQVEGAYSLIFIARDRIIGVRDPRGFRPLSLGRLGDSHILSSESCAFDLIDAVLVRDIEPGEMVVIGEADVKSYRPFPPQPVSQCIFEYVYFSRPDSQVFGRSVHEVRKRLGRILAKEQPVQADIVVPVPDSGMYAALGYSDESKIPLEFGLVRNHYVGRTFIEPQQSIRHFGVKLKLNPVRALLKDKRVVLIDDSIVRGTTSRKIVSMVRSAGASEVHMRISCAPTVGPCYYGVDTPRRAELIASSHTVEEIRRYIRADSLGYLSLEGMYRAVGEGRSFCTACYTNTYPVPVPKEEEAHGMVSGRRL
- a CDS encoding acyl-ACP desaturase; this encodes MTLSNANAATGSGQGTPRPYVPARPSIPIDSAVLTDRFGKFEAGARKIRWDDQGPVTIDWSMFDRSKLTLDNLLVVKLVTFVESYADVYTSLLLDQFCTNDTMATFFQLWEREESNHAAKLVAYLHLVGLDKKELHESLQRPRSKKFDVPYIKTPLQANCFTYCQELLTAFFYQMFRRTVQEPLLNELLTKIIADEWRHFHWYEGVLEMHLETDRKKTIEECIPVFENFAMPGNQILGSEYDILTDEIIKRMRFSTSEIFQIARHITSTFGLIDGGKMLARSSYARNMKDVVMRKKPPKPHHEEVVRSFVADLEKALQASPA
- the tkt gene encoding transketolase, producing the protein MPSAADSAESTRLAIDTLKTLAIDAVEQAKSGHPGLPMGAADYAFYLWTRHLRFDPGAPDWPDRDRFVLSAGHGSMLLYALLHLSGYDLPLEEIKRFRQWGSMTPGHPEHGCVPGVETTTGPLGQGFGNAVGMAIAARMAAERFNIPGIKVVDHRTWVIASDGDIMEGVQSEAASIAGHLALANLTVLYDDNHITIEGETSLTFSEDVGRRYEAYGWSVERIDGHDHGQIQAALARAAAETARPRLIIARTHIANGSPGKHDSARAHGEPLGPEEAAATKRALGWPAQPPFLVPDGAKAPFAARAEAGRRAREDWRKRFEAWSLERPDLRALWDLYHARAVPGDLFARLLESVSPPAGSPAPKPEATRATSGRVLQKAAELVPSLCGGSADLEPSTKTFIKSSTAVGPGSFAGRNFHFGVREHGMGAILNGLALYGGPIPYGASFLIFSDYMRPPMRLAAMMRLQVVYVFTHDSIFLGEDGPTHQPVEQLPGLRLVPNLEVVRPADPLEVAMAWTLALERRDGPTALVLTRQEVPFLTRAPGFSPDVMRRGGYVLSEAPAPRGSGPAGNAGTGPSLVLIASGSEVGPARQAQEILSSRGVAARVVSMPSPDLFLRQDEPYRRSVLPMGARCVVIEAARSQGWERVAGRDALLIGVDRFGASAPWKVNAEKFGFTGPQIAERVLRFVGAA